From Primulina huaijiensis isolate GDHJ02 chromosome 15, ASM1229523v2, whole genome shotgun sequence, one genomic window encodes:
- the LOC140958657 gene encoding putative white-brown complex homolog protein 30 isoform X1, whose amino-acid sequence MRGMRINSSCIQSLVLLILFLVLGFSWPVWCVDGDDYSNTGNPTAIPLVTSFIYSQISNLTKIFNKEITNSLGYCIKDVDTDMNEAFNFSSNLDFLNNCVKQTKDVTKRICTAAEMKFYFTSFMDTKSANAQFLKPNRNCNLTSWVPGCEPGWACGVASNVTVDLKNSKDIPDRTRDSQPCCEGFFCPRGLTCMIPCPLGSFCPRSKLNTTSGMCDPYAYQLPPGKTNHSCGGADRWASVSSSEELFCSAGSYCPTTTKKITCTKGHYCRQGSIDQRACFKLSTCNPNSDKQNMHAYGFMLIGALSLILIVFYNCSDQVLTTRYARLAKSRERAARSARETAQARQRWKVAKDITKKRATGLQQQLSRTFSRKTQGDQSKNLNQSSANDTQLPPKFPSTASAPSSDAPKAKKDTGSLTKMLQSLENDPDGHGGFHMEIGDKNIKKHVPKAKQLHTKSQIFKYAYGQLEKEKAMEQKNQNMTFSGVISMATDTDIKTRPTIEVAFKDLTITLNHKFKHLMRSVTGKILAGRISAVMGPSGAGKTTFLSAVAGKIKGCTISGSVLINGKPDPIQCYKKIIGFVPQDDIVHGNLTVEENLRFSARCRLSEDMPKPDKVLVVERVIESLGLQAVRDSLVGTVEKRGISGGQRKRVNVGLELVLEPSLLILDEPTSGLDSSSSNLLLRALRREALEGVSICMVVHQPSYSLYKMFDDLILLAKGGLTVYHGPVKKVEEYFSSFGITVPDRVNPPDHYIDILEGLVKPSSGVTVQQLPVRWMLHNGYSVPPDMLLHCDQIGNSSAGASNSSSDALEPAFTGGSWQDNQEHQQLHFFRSQDLSNRITPGLMRQYRYYVGRNSKQRLREAKLQAADYMILLLAGACLGTLSKVKGDTFGYHGYMYTIIAVSLLCKISALRSFSLDKLHYRRESESGMSSLAYFLSKDTVDHFSTLIKPLVFLSMFFFFNNPRSTFVDNYVVLLCLVYCVTGIAYIFAIFLQPGPAQLWCVLLPVVFTLISNQGKDDKFGKILGPYCYPTWALEAFLIANAQRYSGVWLITRCDALNELGYSVHHWSYCLVLLVVSGVGCRFIAFFCLLKFGKK is encoded by the exons atgAGAGGAATGAGGATTAATTCCTCTTGTATCCAATCACTGGTGCTGTTGATTTTGTTTCTTGTTCTGGGTTTCTCATGGCCTGTTTGGTGTGTGGATGGGGACGACTACTCGAATACTGGTAATCCTACAGCGATCCCACTGGTTACATCTTTTATCTACAGCCAAATTTCGAATCTTACGAAGATATTCAACAAGGAAATCACCAACAGCTTGGGATATTGCATTAAGGATGT GGACACTGATATGAATGAAGCATTCAATTTTTCCAGCAATCTGGATTTTTTGAATAATTGTGTCAAACAGACGAAAG ATGTTACGAAAAGGATCTGTACAGCAGCGGAAATGAAGTTCTATTTCACTAGTTTTATGGACACAAAATCAGCCAATGCTCAATTCTTAAAACCAAACAGAAACTGTAATTTGACTTCTTGGGTCCCTGGTTGTGAGCCTGGTTGGGCTTGTGGAGTTGCTTCAAATGTTACAGTTGACCTGAAAAACTCGAAGGACATCCCTGATCGGACTCGTGATAGCCAACCTTGTTGTGAAGGTTTCTTCTGCCCTCGAGGCCTCACTTGCATGATCC CCTGTCCTTTAGGCTCATTTTGCCCACGTTCAAAGCTTAATACAACCTCTGGCATGTGCGATCC GTATGCTTATCAATTACCTCCTGGTAAGACAAATCATTCGTGTGGTGGAGCAGATAGATGGGCCAGTGTATCCAGTAGTGAGGAGTTATTTTGTTCAGCTGGCTCTTATTGTCCAACAACCACCAAAAAGATTACCTGCACCAAGGG ACATTATTGCAGGCAGGGCTCAATAGACCAAAGAG CTTGCTTCAAGTTGAGTACTTGCAATCCAAATTCAGACAAACAAAACATGCATGCTTATGGATTCATGCTAATT GGAGCTTTAAGCTTGATACTGATTGTTTTTTATAATTGCTCTGACCAAGTCCTCACAACTCGATATGCAAGATTGGCCAAGTCCAGAGAACGAGCAGCGAGAAGTGCCAGGGAGACTGCGCAAGCAAGACAGAGGTGGAAGGTTGCAAAAGATATTACCAAGAAGCGAGCTACGGGCTTGCAGCAACAGCTGTCGCGTACCTTTTCACGAAAAACACAAGGGGATCAATCGAAGAATTTGAATCAATCAAGCGCAAATGATACACAACTTCCACCGAAATTTCCAAGTACTGCTAGTGCACCTTCCTCTGATGCTCCAAAAGCAAAGAAGGATACAGGCAGCCTAACCAAAATGCTTCAATCTCTTGAAAATGATCCAGATGGTCATGGGGGTTTTCATATGGAGATTGGAGACAAAAATATCAAGAAGCATGTTCCCAAGGCAAAACAGTTACATACTAAGAGTCAAATATTTAAGTATGCATATGGTCAACTCGAGAAAGAAAAAGCTATGGAacagaaaaatcaaaacatgaCCTTTTCAGGAGTAATCTCAATGGCCACTGATACAGACATAAAGACTAGGCCTACAATTGAGGTTGCTTTCAAGGATCTTACTATAACTCTGAATCACAAATTCAAGCATCTGATGAGGAGTGTGACAGGGAAAATACTGGCTGGACGAATATCTGCTGTCATGGGTCCATCAGGAGCAGGGAAAACAACATTTCTTTCTGCCGTGGCAGGAAAGATAAAGGGATGCACCATATCTGGTTCAGTTCTCATAAATGGAAAGCCTGATCCCATTCAGTGTTACAAGAAGATCATAGGTTTTGTTCCCCAGGATGATATTGTACATGGAAACTTGACAGTAGAGGAGAACCTTCGGTTCAGTGCTCGATGCAG GCTTTCTGAAGACATGCCGAAGCCCGATAAGGTTCTTGTTGTTGAAAGAGTTATTGAGTCCCTCGGACTACAGGCAGTCAGAGATTCACTTGTTGGGACAGTAGAGAAGCGAGGTATCTCTGGAGGCCAGAGGAAACGAGTAAATGTTGGGCTCGAATTGGTCTTGGAACCTTCGTTACTAATCTTGGATGAGCCTACATCTGGATTAGACAGTTCATCTTCCAACTTACTTCTTAGAGCTCTTCGACGTGAGGCTCTTGAAGGAGTAAGCATTTGCATGGTTGTTCACCAGCCAAG CTATTCTTTGTACAAGATGTTTGATGATTTGATCCTTTTGGCGAAAGGTGGCCTTACTGTGTACCATGGACCAGTGAAGAAAGTTGAAGAATACTTCTCTAGCTTTGGAATTACCGTACCAGATCGGGTCAATCCACCAGATCACTACATTGACATTCTCGAAGGTTTAGTGAAACCAAGTTCAGGGGTGACTGTTCAACAGCTACCAGTTCGATGGATGCTTCACAATGGATATTCAGTGCCTCCAGACATGCTTCTGCATTGTGATCAAATTGGAAATTCATCTGCCGGTGCTAGTAATAGCTCTAGTGATGCTCTAGAACCTGCTTTTACCGGAGGTTCGTGGCAGGACAATCAAGAACATCAGCAACTCCACTTTTTTCGAAGTCAAGATTTATCCAATAGAATTACACCTGGCTTGATGCGGCAGTATAGATATTATGTTGGAAG AAATAGCAAGCAACGACTACGAGAAGCCAAACTACAAGCAGCGGATTATATGATCCTTTTGCTAGCTGGAGCATGCTTAGGAACACTTTCTAAAGTGAAGGGCGACACATTTGGTTATCATGGTTATATGTATACAATCATTGCTGTCT CACTCCTTTGCAAGATTTCAGCTTTACGGTCATTTTCATTGGACAAATTACACTACCGGAGAGAAAGCGAAAGTGGCATGAGCAGTCTAGCATATTTCCTCTCCAAGGATACAGTAGATCATTTCAGCACCCTTATCAAGCCTCTGGTTTTTCTTTCCATGTTCTTTTTCTTCAACAATCCAAGATCAACATTCGTGGATAATTATGTGGTTTTGCTCTGCCTAGTGTACTGTGTGACAGGCATAGCCTACATATTTGCCATCTTCCTTCAACCAGGTCCAGCACAACTG TGGTGTGTGCTGCTTCCTGTCGTTTTTACCCTCATCTCGAATCAAGGAAAGGACGATAAATTTGGAAAGATATTAGGACCGTATTGTTACCCGACATGGGCTTTGGAAGCGTTTCTCATAGCCAATGCTCAAAG ATACTCTGGAGTATGGTTGATAACACGTTGCGACGCGTTAAATGAACTGGGATATAGTGTTCACCATTGGAGTTATTGTCTTGTTTTATTGGTAGTTAGTGGTGTAGGATGTAGGTTTATAGCTTTCTTCTGTTTGCTGAAGTTCGGAAAGAAATGA
- the LOC140958657 gene encoding putative white-brown complex homolog protein 30 isoform X2, with protein sequence MRGMRINSSCIQSLVLLILFLVLGFSWPVWCVDGDDYSNTGNPTAIPLVTSFIYSQISNLTKIFNKEITNSLGYCIKDVDTDMNEAFNFSSNLDFLNNCVKQTKDVTKRICTAAEMKFYFTSFMDTKSANAQFLKPNRNCNLTSWVPGCEPGWACGVASNVTVDLKNSKDIPDRTRDSQPCCEGFFCPRGLTCMIPCPLGSFCPRSKLNTTSGMCDPYAYQLPPGKTNHSCGGADRWASVSSSEELFCSAGSYCPTTTKKITCTKGHYCRQGSIDQRACFKLSTCNPNSDKQNMHAYGFMLIGALSLILIVFYNCSDQVLTTRYARLAKSRERAARSARETAQARQRWKVAKDITKKRATGLQQQLSRTFSRKTQGDQSKNLNQSSANDTQLPPKFPSTASAPSSDAPKAKKDTGSLTKMLQSLENDPDGHGGFHMEIGDKNIKKHVPKAKQLHTKSQIFKYAYGQLEKEKAMEQKNQNMTFSGVISMATDTDIKTRPTIEVAFKDLTITLNHKFKHLMRSVTGKILAGRISAVMGPSGAGKTTFLSAVAGKIKGCTISGSVLINGKPDPIQCYKKIIGFVPQDDIVHGNLTVEENLRFSARCRLSEDMPKPDKVLVVERVIESLGLQAVRDSLVGTVEKRGISGGQRKRVNVGLELVLEPSLLILDEPTSGLDSSSSNLLLRALRREALEGVSICMVVHQPSYSLYKMFDDLILLAKGGLTVYHGPVKKVEEYFSSFGITVPDRVNPPDHYIDILEGLVKPSSGVTVQQLPVRWMLHNGYSVPPDMLLHCDQIGNSSAGASNSSSDALEPAFTGGSWQDNQEHQQLHFFRSQDLSNRITPGLMRQYRYYVGRNSKQRLREAKLQAADYMILLLAGACLGTLSKVKGDTFGYHGYMYTIIAVSLLCKISALRSFSLDKLHYRRESESGMSSLAYFLSKDTVDHFSTLIKPLVFLSMFFFFNNPRSTFVDNYVVLLCLVYCVTGIAYIFAIFLQPGPAQLWCVLLPVVFTLISNQGKDDKFGKILGPYCYPTWALEAFLIANAQRSNYTYTLEYG encoded by the exons atgAGAGGAATGAGGATTAATTCCTCTTGTATCCAATCACTGGTGCTGTTGATTTTGTTTCTTGTTCTGGGTTTCTCATGGCCTGTTTGGTGTGTGGATGGGGACGACTACTCGAATACTGGTAATCCTACAGCGATCCCACTGGTTACATCTTTTATCTACAGCCAAATTTCGAATCTTACGAAGATATTCAACAAGGAAATCACCAACAGCTTGGGATATTGCATTAAGGATGT GGACACTGATATGAATGAAGCATTCAATTTTTCCAGCAATCTGGATTTTTTGAATAATTGTGTCAAACAGACGAAAG ATGTTACGAAAAGGATCTGTACAGCAGCGGAAATGAAGTTCTATTTCACTAGTTTTATGGACACAAAATCAGCCAATGCTCAATTCTTAAAACCAAACAGAAACTGTAATTTGACTTCTTGGGTCCCTGGTTGTGAGCCTGGTTGGGCTTGTGGAGTTGCTTCAAATGTTACAGTTGACCTGAAAAACTCGAAGGACATCCCTGATCGGACTCGTGATAGCCAACCTTGTTGTGAAGGTTTCTTCTGCCCTCGAGGCCTCACTTGCATGATCC CCTGTCCTTTAGGCTCATTTTGCCCACGTTCAAAGCTTAATACAACCTCTGGCATGTGCGATCC GTATGCTTATCAATTACCTCCTGGTAAGACAAATCATTCGTGTGGTGGAGCAGATAGATGGGCCAGTGTATCCAGTAGTGAGGAGTTATTTTGTTCAGCTGGCTCTTATTGTCCAACAACCACCAAAAAGATTACCTGCACCAAGGG ACATTATTGCAGGCAGGGCTCAATAGACCAAAGAG CTTGCTTCAAGTTGAGTACTTGCAATCCAAATTCAGACAAACAAAACATGCATGCTTATGGATTCATGCTAATT GGAGCTTTAAGCTTGATACTGATTGTTTTTTATAATTGCTCTGACCAAGTCCTCACAACTCGATATGCAAGATTGGCCAAGTCCAGAGAACGAGCAGCGAGAAGTGCCAGGGAGACTGCGCAAGCAAGACAGAGGTGGAAGGTTGCAAAAGATATTACCAAGAAGCGAGCTACGGGCTTGCAGCAACAGCTGTCGCGTACCTTTTCACGAAAAACACAAGGGGATCAATCGAAGAATTTGAATCAATCAAGCGCAAATGATACACAACTTCCACCGAAATTTCCAAGTACTGCTAGTGCACCTTCCTCTGATGCTCCAAAAGCAAAGAAGGATACAGGCAGCCTAACCAAAATGCTTCAATCTCTTGAAAATGATCCAGATGGTCATGGGGGTTTTCATATGGAGATTGGAGACAAAAATATCAAGAAGCATGTTCCCAAGGCAAAACAGTTACATACTAAGAGTCAAATATTTAAGTATGCATATGGTCAACTCGAGAAAGAAAAAGCTATGGAacagaaaaatcaaaacatgaCCTTTTCAGGAGTAATCTCAATGGCCACTGATACAGACATAAAGACTAGGCCTACAATTGAGGTTGCTTTCAAGGATCTTACTATAACTCTGAATCACAAATTCAAGCATCTGATGAGGAGTGTGACAGGGAAAATACTGGCTGGACGAATATCTGCTGTCATGGGTCCATCAGGAGCAGGGAAAACAACATTTCTTTCTGCCGTGGCAGGAAAGATAAAGGGATGCACCATATCTGGTTCAGTTCTCATAAATGGAAAGCCTGATCCCATTCAGTGTTACAAGAAGATCATAGGTTTTGTTCCCCAGGATGATATTGTACATGGAAACTTGACAGTAGAGGAGAACCTTCGGTTCAGTGCTCGATGCAG GCTTTCTGAAGACATGCCGAAGCCCGATAAGGTTCTTGTTGTTGAAAGAGTTATTGAGTCCCTCGGACTACAGGCAGTCAGAGATTCACTTGTTGGGACAGTAGAGAAGCGAGGTATCTCTGGAGGCCAGAGGAAACGAGTAAATGTTGGGCTCGAATTGGTCTTGGAACCTTCGTTACTAATCTTGGATGAGCCTACATCTGGATTAGACAGTTCATCTTCCAACTTACTTCTTAGAGCTCTTCGACGTGAGGCTCTTGAAGGAGTAAGCATTTGCATGGTTGTTCACCAGCCAAG CTATTCTTTGTACAAGATGTTTGATGATTTGATCCTTTTGGCGAAAGGTGGCCTTACTGTGTACCATGGACCAGTGAAGAAAGTTGAAGAATACTTCTCTAGCTTTGGAATTACCGTACCAGATCGGGTCAATCCACCAGATCACTACATTGACATTCTCGAAGGTTTAGTGAAACCAAGTTCAGGGGTGACTGTTCAACAGCTACCAGTTCGATGGATGCTTCACAATGGATATTCAGTGCCTCCAGACATGCTTCTGCATTGTGATCAAATTGGAAATTCATCTGCCGGTGCTAGTAATAGCTCTAGTGATGCTCTAGAACCTGCTTTTACCGGAGGTTCGTGGCAGGACAATCAAGAACATCAGCAACTCCACTTTTTTCGAAGTCAAGATTTATCCAATAGAATTACACCTGGCTTGATGCGGCAGTATAGATATTATGTTGGAAG AAATAGCAAGCAACGACTACGAGAAGCCAAACTACAAGCAGCGGATTATATGATCCTTTTGCTAGCTGGAGCATGCTTAGGAACACTTTCTAAAGTGAAGGGCGACACATTTGGTTATCATGGTTATATGTATACAATCATTGCTGTCT CACTCCTTTGCAAGATTTCAGCTTTACGGTCATTTTCATTGGACAAATTACACTACCGGAGAGAAAGCGAAAGTGGCATGAGCAGTCTAGCATATTTCCTCTCCAAGGATACAGTAGATCATTTCAGCACCCTTATCAAGCCTCTGGTTTTTCTTTCCATGTTCTTTTTCTTCAACAATCCAAGATCAACATTCGTGGATAATTATGTGGTTTTGCTCTGCCTAGTGTACTGTGTGACAGGCATAGCCTACATATTTGCCATCTTCCTTCAACCAGGTCCAGCACAACTG TGGTGTGTGCTGCTTCCTGTCGTTTTTACCCTCATCTCGAATCAAGGAAAGGACGATAAATTTGGAAAGATATTAGGACCGTATTGTTACCCGACATGGGCTTTGGAAGCGTTTCTCATAGCCAATGCTCAAAGGTCAAACTATACAT ATACTCTGGAGTATGGTTGA
- the LOC140959938 gene encoding serine/threonine-protein kinase PCRK1-like, whose protein sequence is MCPWFQLPEMDLFNPLKCFQVRNEEKKEEKITPPNSALSSFTDQEMRQSGSAVNSQNSDTSTESRGRSQFPNLSDRLGNLRVFTFSEIKHATKNFSRTTKLGEGGFGCVFKGVIKSSENPSEKIQVAVKQLGKRGLQGHKEWVTEVNVLGIVEHPKLVKLIGYCAEDDERGIQRLLIYEYMTNGSVEDHLSARSATPLSWDMRLKIALDAARGLAYLHEEMDFQIIFRDFKSSNILLDEQWNAKLSDFGLARLGPSEGLTHVSTAVVGTMGYAAPEYIQTGRLTSKSDVWSYGVFLYELITGRRPLDRNRPRSEQKLLDWVKPYLSDPKKFQKIIDPRIEEKSILKSAHKLSLVANRCLSRLARTRPKMSEVVEMVNQVLEASVGTGNPEPSLKSKELSKSCEEEPEGNGKRRILDLKIGDGGGWLVRVWSQKVVKSC, encoded by the exons ATGTGTCCCTGGTTTCAGCTTCCGGAG ATGGATTTGTTTAACCCCTTGAAATGTTTCCAAGTTCGCAATGAAGAGAAGAAGGAAGAAAAGATCACACCACCAAATTCAGCATTGTCCTCATTTACTGATCAAGAAATGAGGCAATCAGGATCTGCAGTTAATTCTCAGAATTCAGATACAAGTACTGAGTCTAGAGGACGGAGCCAATTCCCAAATTTGTCTGATAGACTTGGTAATCTCCGAGTTTTTACATTTTCAGAGATAAAACATGCGACAAAAAACTTCAGTCGAACTACCAAACTTGGGGAGGGTGGATTTGGATGCGTTTTTAAAGGTGTGATCAAGAGTTCCGAGAATCCATCTGAAAAAATTCAGGTGGCTGTGAAACAACTTGGTAAAAGAGGACTGCAG GGTCACAAAGAATGGGTGACGGAAGTTAATGTTCTTGGTATTGTTGAACATCCAAAGCTCGTGAAACTCATAGGCTACTGTGCGGAGGATGATGAAAGAGGTATTCAAAGGCTTCTCATTTACGAGTACATGACAAACGGAAGCGTGGAAGACCATCTGTCAGCTAGGTCAGCTACACCACTTTCCTGGGATATGAGGCTTAAGATAGCTCTAGATGCAGCCCGTGGCTTAGCCTACCTGCACGAGGAAATGGATTTTCAG ATCATCTTCCGAGATTTCAAATCTTCGAATATTCTCCTGGATGAGCAGTGGAATGCTAAGCTATCAGACTTTGGATTGGCTCGATTGGGTCCTTCTGAAGGACTAACTCATGTATCAACTGCG GTTGTTGGGACCATGGGATATGCAGCTCCCGAATACATTCAAACTGGTCGTCTCACATCAAAGAGCGATGTATGGAGCTATGGTGTCTTCCTTTACGAACTAATAACAGGCAGACGTCCATTGGATAGAAACCGTCCCAGAAGTGAGCAGAAGCTTTTAGACTGGGTAAAACCATATCTATCAGATCCTAAGAAGTTTCAGAAGATAATAGATCCAAGAATTGAAGAGAAAAGTATTCTTAAATCAGCTCACAAACTCTCGCTTGTGGCCAACCGCTGCTTGTCCAGACTTGCAAGAACACGGCCCAAAATGAGCGAAGTTGTGGAAATGGTGAATCAAGTTCTGGAGGCATCAGTAGGTACTGGCAATCCGGAACCCTCTTTGAAGAGTAAAGAGTTGTCGAAAAGTTGTGAAGAAGAACCGGAAGGTAATGGTAAAAGGAGGATCTTGGATTTGAAAATCGGTGATGGTGGTGGATGGCTAGTCCGTGTATGGTCGCAAAAGGTCGTAAAAAGTTGTTGA